CCAGGCAAGTCGGCCGCCGAAGCCCACTAAGAACCGCCGCGGCGCCGACTCTCAACCAGGAGTCGCAAGGACATGGCTCGCCATATCACCAGCCCCACGCGCATCGAAGCGGCGGGCAAACCTCCCAAAACCATCGAAGAGTTCATCGGCCGGGTCAACTCGCAGACCAGCCAGCTCAGCATCGCCCGCATGCGCAGCCCGCAGGGCTGGAGCGAACCGGGTCAAACCCCCGAGTTCGACGAGTACAGCGTGGTGCTGCGCGGCACGTTGCACGTCAAGCTGCAGGGCGAAGCGTTCGACGTCGCCGCCGGCCAGGCGATCATC
This region of Pirellulales bacterium genomic DNA includes:
- a CDS encoding cupin domain-containing protein, producing the protein MARHITSPTRIEAAGKPPKTIEEFIGRVNSQTSQLSIARMRSPQGWSEPGQTPEFDEYSVVLRGTLHVKLQGEAFDVAAGQAIIVPAGQWVQYSTPGPEGAEYIAVCLPAFSPATVHRDA